From Brucella pseudogrignonensis, a single genomic window includes:
- a CDS encoding ammonium transporter, with amino-acid sequence MLITERFKQTAFATLPALLVLAGTAFAQDAAEATPSLDTGDTAWMLTSTALVLMMTIPGLALFYGGMVRKKNVLSTVMQSFAITCLMSVLWMFFGYSLAFTDGGSMNAFIGGFDKAFLSGVTMESLTGTIPEYLFIVFQMTFAVITPALIAGSFAERMKFSSMLVFMVLWLFIVYVPVAHWVWGGGFLGSDGVLDFAGGTVVHINAGVAGLVAALIIGKRDGYGHINMAPHNLVLSVIGAALLWVGWFGFNAGSAAGANSLAAVAMLNTQVATAGAALAWMFAEWAIAGKPSVLGIISGAVAGLVAVTPAAGFVNPTGALIIGIIAGLICYVAAVKLKHALGYDDSLDAFGVHGVGGFVGAILTGFFADVAINAAGEGATMGKQFFGAAVTIVYTAVATAIILYVIKAIMGLRPTKQEEMEGLDIALHGESVQ; translated from the coding sequence ATGCTCATAACTGAAAGATTCAAGCAGACGGCATTTGCCACCCTTCCTGCGCTGCTCGTATTAGCGGGAACAGCCTTTGCACAGGATGCAGCCGAAGCGACCCCGAGCCTTGATACGGGCGACACCGCCTGGATGCTGACTTCAACCGCGCTCGTGCTGATGATGACCATTCCTGGTCTCGCACTTTTCTACGGCGGTATGGTTCGCAAGAAAAATGTGCTTTCCACTGTGATGCAGAGCTTCGCCATCACCTGCCTTATGTCGGTCTTGTGGATGTTCTTTGGCTACTCGCTTGCTTTCACCGATGGCGGTTCGATGAACGCTTTCATCGGTGGTTTCGATAAGGCATTCCTGTCGGGCGTGACGATGGAATCGCTCACCGGAACCATTCCTGAATATCTCTTCATCGTGTTTCAGATGACCTTTGCGGTTATCACGCCTGCGCTGATTGCAGGTTCGTTTGCTGAACGAATGAAATTTTCCTCCATGCTCGTTTTCATGGTTCTGTGGCTCTTCATCGTCTATGTGCCGGTGGCGCATTGGGTATGGGGCGGCGGCTTCCTCGGTTCTGACGGTGTTCTCGACTTTGCTGGTGGTACGGTTGTTCACATCAATGCTGGTGTTGCCGGTCTTGTTGCAGCCCTTATCATTGGCAAGCGCGATGGTTACGGCCACATCAACATGGCACCGCACAACCTCGTTCTCTCGGTCATTGGTGCGGCTCTCCTGTGGGTGGGCTGGTTCGGCTTCAACGCTGGTTCGGCTGCTGGTGCCAATTCGCTCGCTGCTGTGGCTATGCTCAACACACAGGTTGCGACCGCTGGTGCAGCGCTTGCCTGGATGTTTGCTGAATGGGCAATCGCCGGTAAGCCAAGCGTTCTTGGCATCATCTCGGGTGCCGTTGCAGGTCTCGTTGCCGTTACGCCTGCCGCTGGTTTCGTCAACCCAACGGGCGCACTGATCATCGGTATCATTGCAGGCCTTATCTGCTACGTGGCAGCGGTTAAGCTCAAGCACGCCCTTGGATACGACGACTCGCTCGATGCCTTCGGTGTACACGGTGTTGGCGGCTTTGTTGGCGCGATCCTGACCGGCTTCTTTGCTGATGTGGCAATCAATGCTGCTGGTGAAGGTGCAACCATGGGCAAGCAGTTCTTCGGTGCGGCAGTTACGATTGTTTACACCGCAGTTGCGACAGCCATCATCCTTTATGTGATCAAGGCCATCATGGGTCTGCGCCCGACAAAGCAGGAAGAAATGGAAGGTCTCGACATCGCGTTGCACGGCGAGTCTGTTCAGTAG
- the tesB gene encoding acyl-CoA thioesterase II has translation MSNNEKTNLSKAEQTAAMQQLLETLDLETLEVDLFRGNSPQVGWQRVFGGQVIGQALIAAQRTVEAERQVHSLHGYFVRPGDPAIPIIYEVDRIRDGSSFNTRRVLAKQHGKAIFTLSASFQIDEPGLDHQIEMPEGLPMPEQLVGDHDLKDEYLHLAPSGVRKYWEQERPIEIKPVSLKHYFSREKLAPRQHVWVRARGIVPDDRALQAAILAYLSDMTLLDTSLHPHGRTIFDRDLQVASLDHAMWFHRPCRLDDWLLYTQDTPSASGARGFNRGALYTRDGLLIASVAQEGLIRVHEKAK, from the coding sequence ATGTCCAATAATGAAAAGACCAATCTATCAAAGGCCGAGCAAACGGCTGCCATGCAGCAGCTTCTTGAAACGCTTGATCTTGAAACGCTGGAAGTGGATCTTTTCCGTGGCAACAGCCCGCAAGTGGGCTGGCAGCGGGTTTTTGGCGGACAGGTGATCGGTCAGGCGCTGATTGCAGCCCAGCGCACGGTGGAGGCAGAGCGGCAGGTTCACTCTTTGCATGGCTATTTCGTGCGTCCGGGCGATCCGGCAATCCCGATTATTTATGAAGTTGACCGTATTCGCGATGGTTCGAGCTTCAACACGCGTCGCGTTTTGGCAAAGCAGCACGGTAAGGCGATCTTCACTCTCTCCGCCTCATTTCAGATTGATGAGCCGGGTCTTGATCATCAGATCGAAATGCCGGAGGGCCTGCCGATGCCTGAGCAACTGGTGGGCGATCATGATCTGAAAGACGAATATCTGCATCTGGCTCCGTCGGGTGTGCGCAAATACTGGGAGCAGGAGCGTCCCATCGAGATTAAGCCGGTGTCGCTCAAACACTATTTTTCGCGGGAAAAACTGGCGCCAAGACAGCATGTATGGGTGCGCGCGCGCGGCATCGTGCCGGATGATCGTGCGCTTCAGGCGGCCATTCTTGCCTATCTCTCCGATATGACATTGCTGGACACTTCGCTTCACCCGCATGGACGCACGATTTTTGATCGTGATCTGCAGGTGGCGAGCCTTGATCATGCGATGTGGTTCCATCGCCCATGCAGGCTTGATGACTGGCTTTTATACACGCAGGATACCCCAAGCGCCTCCGGCGCACGTGGATTTAACCGTGGTGCCCTTTACACCCGCGATGGCTTGTTAATCGCGTCGGTTGCGCAGGAAGGGCTTATTCGTGTGCATGAAAAAGCCAAATGA
- a CDS encoding ubiquinone biosynthesis hydroxylase, which produces MSAEATQNAANKRDLVIAGGGYVGLVTAVAVKSAAPHLSVTVIDGAPAGAWKNDPRASSIAAAASRMLDQLGCWQEIVTDAQPITEMVVTDSRTSDPVRPVFLTFSGDVNPGEPFAHMVENRVLNTALHRKADELGITFIEGMSVENFETLPESVTVSLANGETISTRLLIAADGAKSRLRDIAGIKTVNWDYDQSGIVCNVSHERPHGGRADEHFLPAGPFAILPLRGNRSSLVWTERTADAERLIREDDFIFETELEQRFGHRLGALTVEGPRRAFPLGLTLAREFVKPRFALVGDAAHRIHPIAGQGLNLGFRDAAAIAEVIVETDRLGLDIGSFAALERYQAWRRFDTVQMGVTTDVLTKLFSNDNPAVRTIRDIGLGLVDRVPSLKSFFIKQAAGLSGDTPRLLQGEAI; this is translated from the coding sequence ATGTCCGCCGAAGCCACACAAAATGCAGCCAACAAACGCGATCTGGTGATTGCAGGTGGTGGCTATGTCGGCCTTGTGACTGCTGTTGCTGTCAAATCCGCAGCCCCGCATCTTTCCGTAACCGTCATTGATGGTGCACCGGCTGGCGCATGGAAAAATGACCCGCGTGCTTCTTCCATTGCCGCTGCAGCCTCGCGCATGCTTGATCAACTTGGCTGCTGGCAGGAGATTGTCACAGATGCACAGCCAATTACCGAAATGGTCGTCACAGACTCCCGCACCTCTGATCCCGTGCGTCCAGTCTTTCTGACATTCTCTGGTGATGTTAATCCCGGCGAACCCTTTGCGCATATGGTGGAAAACCGCGTTCTCAACACCGCCCTTCACAGAAAAGCGGATGAACTCGGCATCACCTTTATCGAAGGCATGAGTGTCGAGAATTTTGAAACACTGCCCGAATCCGTCACAGTTTCTCTGGCCAATGGCGAAACAATCTCCACGCGCTTGCTGATTGCCGCTGATGGAGCGAAATCGCGCCTGCGTGATATTGCAGGCATCAAAACCGTTAACTGGGATTACGACCAGTCCGGCATTGTTTGTAATGTTTCCCATGAACGCCCACATGGAGGCCGTGCCGACGAACATTTCCTGCCTGCTGGTCCATTTGCAATCCTGCCGCTGAGAGGCAATCGCAGTTCACTCGTCTGGACAGAACGCACCGCCGATGCGGAGCGTCTCATCCGGGAAGATGACTTCATCTTCGAAACAGAACTCGAACAGCGTTTTGGCCATCGCCTTGGCGCACTCACAGTCGAAGGCCCACGCCGCGCCTTCCCGCTCGGCCTCACCCTGGCACGCGAATTTGTAAAACCGCGTTTCGCGCTTGTGGGCGATGCAGCCCATCGTATTCATCCGATTGCAGGCCAAGGTCTCAATCTCGGTTTCCGCGATGCTGCAGCGATTGCAGAAGTGATCGTCGAGACAGACCGCCTTGGCCTCGACATCGGCTCTTTTGCGGCACTGGAACGCTATCAGGCATGGCGCCGGTTCGACACGGTACAGATGGGTGTCACCACAGACGTGCTGACCAAACTCTTCTCCAACGACAATCCGGCTGTGCGCACCATTCGCGACATTGGGCTGGGTCTTGTGGATCGCGTTCCGAGCCTCAAGTCGTTCTTTATTAAACAGGCGGCTGGTCTTTCGGGCGACACTCCGCGCCTGCTGCAAGGAGAAGCGATTTAG